A window of bacterium contains these coding sequences:
- a CDS encoding PHP domain-containing protein produces QIDLRAVPSASYGAALQYFTGSKEHNVRLREIARAAGYKINEYGIFRAEQSVGGRREEEIYETLGMRWIPPELREDRGEIESALQGGLPELITFKDMKAELHVHSVYSDGQLTLEEMARHVAEMGYAYMSFCDHSQSARYANGMEIPRLQEQMEAIRRLNKKMAPFKVLCGVEVDIRADGSLDYPDRILAELDFVVASIHSAFKTDPTERTIQAMRNPYVDVIGHPTGRLISRREGFAIDLNRVLPVAAETGTALEINSYWDRLDLGDVNARAAVQAGVKLSINTDAHSPEHLTMVHFGIATARRGWVRKEDVINCMPLSRFKRWQKRSRL; encoded by the coding sequence CAGATCGATCTACGGGCGGTTCCTTCGGCCAGCTACGGCGCGGCGCTGCAGTATTTCACCGGTTCCAAGGAGCACAATGTGCGCCTGCGCGAGATCGCCAGGGCCGCAGGCTATAAAATCAACGAGTATGGCATTTTCAGAGCAGAGCAGAGCGTCGGCGGCCGCCGGGAAGAGGAGATCTATGAGACGTTGGGCATGCGCTGGATACCGCCGGAGCTGCGTGAAGACCGCGGTGAAATTGAATCCGCTCTGCAGGGCGGCCTGCCTGAACTGATCACTTTTAAGGACATGAAGGCGGAACTGCACGTACATTCTGTATACAGCGATGGACAACTCACCCTGGAGGAGATGGCCCGCCACGTTGCGGAGATGGGCTATGCCTATATGTCTTTCTGCGATCACTCCCAATCGGCCCGTTATGCCAATGGGATGGAAATCCCGCGACTGCAGGAACAGATGGAAGCCATTCGGCGATTAAATAAAAAAATGGCGCCTTTTAAAGTGCTGTGCGGGGTTGAGGTGGATATTCGGGCGGACGGCTCTCTGGATTATCCGGATCGGATTCTGGCTGAACTGGATTTTGTCGTCGCTTCCATTCACAGCGCTTTTAAAACCGATCCCACAGAGCGGACCATCCAGGCCATGCGCAATCCCTATGTGGATGTCATCGGCCATCCCACCGGACGTTTGATCTCCCGCCGGGAGGGCTTTGCCATCGATCTGAACAGGGTGCTGCCGGTGGCTGCAGAAACCGGTACGGCTCTGGAGATCAACTCTTATTGGGACCGGCTGGATCTGGGGGATGTCAATGCCCGCGCCGCGGTGCAGGCAGGTGTCAAGCTCTCGATCAACACTGATGCGCATTCGCCGGAGCATCTGACCATGGTCCATTTCGGCATCGCCACCGCGCGCCGGGGGTGGGTGCGAAAAGAGGATGTAATCAACTGCATGCCGTTGAGCCGGTTCAAGAGATGGCAGAAACGAAGCCGTCTGTAA